One Luteibacter sp. 9135 DNA segment encodes these proteins:
- a CDS encoding glycosyltransferase family 2 protein encodes MSRISIILPAKNEAAALKDLLPRLTSAQPGAEIIVVDDGSTDETRAVCAAAGVVCLSSPYSMGNGAAIKRGARAASGDILVFMDGDGQHDPADVQRLLARLDQGFDMVVGARDWESQAGVGRGVANTVYNWLASRMTGHVVADLTSGFRVARALRFREFLHLLPNGFSYPTTSTMAFFRSAYGVAYEPIKAGQRLGKSHIKPLKDGIRFLLIIFKIATLYSPLKLFFPASALFFLLGCANYARTFLAEGRLTNGSALMWSAAVIVFLIGLVSEQITALTYRPFGDK; translated from the coding sequence TTGAGCCGTATAAGTATCATCCTGCCCGCCAAGAACGAGGCGGCCGCCTTGAAAGACCTGCTTCCACGCCTGACGTCTGCCCAGCCGGGGGCGGAGATCATCGTGGTGGACGACGGGTCGACGGATGAGACGCGTGCGGTGTGTGCGGCGGCGGGGGTTGTGTGTCTGTCGTCGCCGTATTCGATGGGGAATGGGGCGGCGATCAAGCGGGGGGCTAGGGCGGCTTCCGGGGATATCCTCGTTTTTATGGATGGGGATGGGCAGCATGATCCTGCGGATGTCCAACGCCTGCTAGCTCGCCTCGATCAGGGCTTCGACATGGTCGTGGGCGCGCGCGATTGGGAAAGCCAGGCGGGTGTGGGGCGAGGTGTGGCTAATACGGTCTACAACTGGTTGGCCAGCAGGATGACCGGCCATGTCGTTGCCGATCTGACATCCGGGTTTCGAGTTGCGCGGGCGTTGCGGTTCCGCGAGTTTCTTCACCTGCTCCCGAACGGATTTTCGTATCCGACCACAAGCACCATGGCTTTCTTTCGCAGCGCTTACGGCGTGGCTTACGAGCCGATCAAGGCCGGGCAGCGGCTTGGGAAGAGCCACATCAAGCCGCTGAAGGATGGGATTCGCTTTCTGCTCATCATCTTCAAGATCGCGACACTGTATTCGCCCTTGAAGCTATTTTTTCCTGCGAGCGCGCTGTTCTTTCTCTTGGGCTGCGCGAATTACGCGCGGACGTTCCTGGCCGAGGGGCGCCTCACGAACGGCAGTGCGCTGATGTGGAGCGCTGCCGTGATCGTGTTCCTTATTGGCTTGGTCTCGGAACAGATCACTGCATTAACGTACCGACCTTTCGGGGATAAATGA
- a CDS encoding glycosyltransferase family 4 protein, with the protein MTRNLPPLRGGMERLNAQLAVEMSLVYDVTVLAPKGSHQLGEGVTLRTSPMGGLAGFLLWAMFTSILEAVTRRPAWVLGGSGLVAPVVWIAARLSRARAALYVHGLDLVVDNAVYRAGWLPFVRRADRIIANSRNTAALAVAVGVPASHTIIVNPGTSLPEATVSPKVAAAFREKHGFVGSKILLSVGRLTARKGLANFIDHVLPGIVQTHSPAILVVIGDDAQDALAGGDTSQRSQARAAAIRRGLDDCVHFLGPVNEDELLAAYAASDVHVFPIRDVRGDVEGFGMVAIEAAANGLPTVATAVGGVTDAVAENVSGHLVPCDDNVAFIRAVSAVLDKGRGAFETKARTFALGFAWDRFGKGVRSALEDVHD; encoded by the coding sequence GTGACGCGCAACCTTCCGCCGCTACGCGGCGGAATGGAGCGGCTCAACGCGCAATTGGCTGTGGAAATGTCACTGGTCTACGATGTAACCGTGCTGGCGCCGAAAGGCAGCCATCAACTTGGTGAGGGAGTTACCTTGCGCACAAGCCCGATGGGTGGCCTCGCTGGCTTCCTATTGTGGGCAATGTTCACCTCCATTTTAGAAGCAGTAACTCGGCGGCCTGCGTGGGTGTTAGGGGGAAGCGGCTTAGTGGCACCTGTTGTCTGGATAGCCGCACGACTGTCGCGAGCACGGGCTGCGCTCTATGTTCATGGGCTTGATCTTGTCGTCGATAATGCCGTTTATCGGGCTGGTTGGTTACCTTTCGTAAGGCGCGCGGACCGCATTATTGCTAATAGTCGAAACACAGCTGCCCTTGCGGTAGCTGTAGGCGTCCCCGCCTCGCACACGATTATCGTCAACCCTGGCACGTCGCTGCCCGAAGCCACGGTATCGCCCAAAGTAGCTGCGGCGTTCCGCGAGAAACACGGCTTTGTTGGAAGTAAGATCCTTCTATCGGTCGGGCGTCTCACAGCTCGTAAAGGTCTTGCTAACTTTATCGATCATGTCTTGCCAGGCATTGTTCAAACTCACTCCCCTGCAATTCTCGTCGTGATTGGCGACGATGCCCAGGACGCACTCGCGGGCGGTGATACTTCGCAGCGATCTCAGGCGCGAGCCGCTGCTATCCGCCGTGGCCTGGATGACTGCGTACATTTTTTGGGTCCGGTAAACGAAGATGAGTTACTTGCAGCGTATGCCGCGAGCGACGTCCATGTATTTCCCATACGTGATGTACGCGGCGATGTGGAAGGCTTCGGTATGGTCGCGATCGAAGCTGCTGCAAACGGCCTTCCCACCGTAGCGACCGCCGTGGGTGGCGTGACCGATGCTGTTGCAGAAAATGTATCGGGCCATCTTGTGCCTTGCGATGATAACGTTGCCTTTATCCGAGCCGTGAGTGCCGTGCTTGATAAAGGTCGTGGCGCTTTTGAGACGAAGGCTCGCACTTTTGCGCTTGGGTTTGCATGGGATCGTTTCGGCAAGGGAGTGCGCAGCGCGTTGGAGGATGTCCATGACTGA
- a CDS encoding class I SAM-dependent methyltransferase gives MTDVSGRRGHAVRDLPSRRHKGEKIERLLEMDDASTYDVLEVGTGSGGIAHYFATQARARCRVTSVDVEDARMVCDGYTFRRVESTKLPFPEGSFDVVITNHVIEHVGDRVAQAEHLAEILRVLRPAGVVYLAVPNRWMLVEPHYKLAFLSWLPHGLRTPWLKLWRKGTFYDCEPLQLGELEALARNAGFYPANRSACAFRLTLAIEGASGSLARLISSLPDRVIDGLRRIIPTHIYILRPVASSDS, from the coding sequence ATGACTGACGTATCGGGGCGTCGTGGGCACGCCGTGCGCGATCTTCCTTCGCGCCGACACAAGGGCGAAAAAATCGAGCGTTTACTTGAGATGGATGATGCGTCGACCTACGACGTTCTCGAAGTGGGGACCGGATCCGGGGGTATTGCGCATTACTTTGCCACGCAGGCGCGCGCACGTTGCCGCGTGACCTCAGTGGACGTAGAAGATGCCCGGATGGTGTGTGACGGGTACACTTTTCGTCGTGTGGAATCCACCAAGCTGCCATTTCCCGAAGGTAGCTTCGATGTTGTGATTACGAATCACGTGATAGAACATGTCGGGGATAGGGTGGCCCAGGCTGAACACCTTGCAGAGATCCTGCGCGTCCTTCGCCCTGCTGGTGTTGTCTATCTAGCAGTGCCGAATCGTTGGATGCTGGTGGAACCGCATTACAAACTTGCATTCCTGAGCTGGCTGCCGCATGGCCTTCGTACGCCTTGGCTCAAGCTTTGGCGCAAGGGAACGTTTTACGATTGCGAGCCTCTGCAGCTTGGGGAGCTGGAGGCGCTTGCGCGTAATGCCGGGTTCTATCCGGCCAACAGATCGGCCTGTGCATTTCGGCTGACATTGGCCATAGAGGGCGCCAGCGGCAGTCTCGCGCGCCTCATCTCCTCGTTGCCCGATAGAGTGATTGACGGCCTCCGGCGGATTATCCCAACGCATATTTACATCCTCCGGCCTGTTGCGAGTAGTGACTCGTGA
- a CDS encoding class I SAM-dependent methyltransferase, which translates to MREIHASDVFDHLDPRRADCWNVWRCCACESLYPDPRPSDESIGAAYAGYYTHAADPESSGRTGLRGRPAAYVNDYLNRRFGVHLTPALWPGYALLSLFEPWRLKLDYFGAHLFLSSGANQRHVLDVGCGNGVFLRRAMSLGWKATGLDPDASAVAAARLQGLDVHLGFIDSEAVHVEPVFDAIVFRHSIEHMVDIQANLNCARQRLRPGGMIWLAWPNPQGPGARYFRESWRGLEVPRHLCIPSRAAMMRLLIDAGFERPVPRRRGQHAREIIRESAAIALQRGGALNEKRAAGSSWVRRWANFVATLVAGAGEELVMVAYAPVSDLGSETDRLRESSVDG; encoded by the coding sequence GTGCGGGAAATCCACGCCTCTGATGTCTTCGATCATCTTGACCCTCGAAGAGCTGATTGCTGGAATGTCTGGCGTTGTTGTGCGTGCGAAAGCCTTTATCCCGACCCGCGCCCGTCCGATGAATCGATTGGGGCGGCATACGCTGGCTACTACACCCATGCGGCCGACCCGGAGTCCAGCGGGCGAACCGGTCTTCGTGGTCGACCTGCCGCCTACGTAAACGACTATCTCAATCGCCGGTTCGGTGTTCATCTGACGCCAGCCCTCTGGCCTGGATACGCATTGCTTTCCTTGTTCGAGCCTTGGCGGTTGAAGCTGGACTATTTCGGTGCCCACCTGTTTCTCTCATCCGGGGCAAACCAGCGCCATGTTCTCGACGTGGGGTGTGGCAATGGTGTCTTTCTTCGACGGGCCATGTCATTGGGCTGGAAGGCAACGGGTCTGGATCCTGATGCTTCCGCCGTTGCCGCCGCCCGATTGCAGGGTCTGGACGTGCACTTGGGGTTCATCGATAGCGAAGCGGTTCATGTAGAACCTGTTTTCGACGCCATAGTGTTCCGTCACAGCATCGAGCACATGGTCGATATCCAGGCTAATCTGAATTGCGCTCGCCAACGGCTGCGACCTGGCGGAATGATCTGGCTTGCATGGCCAAATCCGCAGGGACCTGGTGCAAGGTATTTTCGCGAATCGTGGCGCGGCTTGGAGGTGCCTCGACACCTATGTATTCCGAGCCGAGCTGCGATGATGCGCTTGCTGATAGATGCGGGGTTCGAGCGGCCAGTGCCTCGTCGGCGCGGGCAACATGCACGCGAGATCATACGTGAAAGCGCGGCGATTGCTCTGCAACGCGGGGGCGCTCTTAATGAGAAGAGGGCGGCCGGTTCGAGTTGGGTCCGACGTTGGGCAAACTTCGTCGCGACGCTGGTCGCCGGAGCCGGCGAAGAGCTTGTCATGGTGGCGTACGCGCCTGTATCGGACCTCGGTAGTGAAACTGACCGTTTGCGTGAGAGTTCGGTAGATGGGTAG
- a CDS encoding glycosyltransferase family 4 protein translates to MRLADGLLRMGHKPIVQWLSHEWEFASWMLRPLRMPTGIDIIHASAGIGHAFARRGVPLLVTEHQYVRHPAFIPWRSRAQAIYQTLVTGPASDRSIQLADGVTTVSHHAASAIFSVTGRRVEVVYNWVDTDLFRPLTTGAKPSDEVIRLIFIGNPSAWKGVDILPELAAMLGEGFEIHCMGGLRKAFPSEFGAHRGIKLLPGRPVSDMPSLYRKYDIALVPTRYEAFGYVALEAMASGLPVAGFNTTGTAEVCVNGETALLVARDDVPALAESIRRLRDPALRSELGAAGRGRAVTMFNESRSIQAYVNIYLSLLGERVDCN, encoded by the coding sequence ATGCGCCTGGCTGATGGCCTTCTTCGTATGGGTCACAAGCCTATTGTCCAGTGGCTTTCTCATGAATGGGAATTTGCGAGCTGGATGTTGCGGCCACTGCGCATGCCAACTGGCATCGACATCATTCATGCATCTGCGGGCATCGGTCACGCGTTCGCTAGACGGGGTGTACCTCTGCTAGTGACAGAGCACCAGTACGTTCGCCACCCTGCTTTTATCCCGTGGAGGAGCCGAGCGCAGGCGATCTACCAGACGCTGGTGACGGGACCTGCATCCGACCGATCAATCCAACTAGCCGATGGCGTCACGACGGTAAGTCACCATGCTGCGAGTGCCATTTTTTCCGTAACTGGGCGACGGGTCGAAGTCGTCTACAACTGGGTGGATACCGACCTTTTTCGCCCTTTGACTACGGGTGCGAAACCTTCCGATGAAGTGATTCGGCTGATCTTTATCGGGAATCCGTCAGCATGGAAGGGTGTCGACATCCTTCCCGAACTAGCGGCGATGCTGGGAGAAGGCTTCGAGATTCATTGCATGGGCGGCCTCCGCAAGGCTTTTCCCTCTGAGTTTGGTGCGCACCGTGGAATCAAGCTGCTTCCAGGCAGGCCGGTCTCCGATATGCCCTCACTTTATAGAAAATACGATATTGCGTTGGTGCCTACTCGTTACGAAGCATTTGGCTACGTGGCCCTTGAAGCCATGGCGAGTGGGCTGCCCGTCGCCGGATTCAACACGACGGGTACGGCCGAGGTTTGCGTCAATGGAGAGACCGCCCTATTGGTCGCACGTGATGATGTGCCTGCTCTGGCGGAAAGCATACGGCGACTAAGGGACCCGGCGCTTCGCTCTGAGTTGGGCGCAGCGGGCCGCGGCCGCGCTGTCACCATGTTCAACGAGTCACGTAGTATCCAGGCTTACGTAAATATTTATCTATCGCTGCTAGGTGAGCGCGTTGACTGCAACTAG